ATGCAAGGAGATGGAAAAGGATTCAGTTGAACAAAATTAAACCAAAAAAACATTTAGGACAGCATTTTTTAATTTCAAAAAATGTTATAGAAAAAATTGTAGATGAAATAAATATTTCTCAGGAAGATATTATTGTTGAAATAGGACCGGGTACGGGTGCTTTGACCGAGGAAATCTTATTAAGAAATCCGAAGATTTTGTATGCCATTGAAATTGACACGACAGTTTATCCGGTTTTAGAAGAAAAGTTTAGTAAACATTCAAATTTCAAGCTTATAAAATCGGATTTTTTTGATGTGAATCTTTATGAATTAATTTCTGATGAAGAAAAAATAAAGCTTGTAGGAAATTTGCCGTATAATGTTGCATCTTTAATGATAATAGACTGTGGGTTTAAACTTGATATTTTAGATTTTTGTGTTTTTATGATTCAAAAAGAAGTGGCAGAAAAGTTGATAGCAAAACCAAAGACAAAAGATTATACATTTTTATCAGTATTTATTCAGACATTCTTTAATGTAAAATATATAATGAGCGTTCCGGCAAGGTTTTTTAACCCGCCGCCAAAAGTAACATCCGCAGTAGTAAAACTCACACCTAAACAAAACATAACAATTAAAAATGTAAAAAAATATAAAAATTTTGTATCTCATCTGTTTCAAAACAGAAGAAAAATGATAAAATCTAAGATTGAAGAAGAAATATTGAATAAAGTAGGAATTAGCCCAAATTTAAGAGCAGAAGAGCTATCGGTGGAAGATTTTATAAGAATCTTTGAGGTAGTAGAAAATG
The sequence above is drawn from the Sulfurihydrogenibium sp. genome and encodes:
- the rsmA gene encoding 16S rRNA (adenine(1518)-N(6)/adenine(1519)-N(6))-dimethyltransferase RsmA, which encodes MNKIKPKKHLGQHFLISKNVIEKIVDEINISQEDIIVEIGPGTGALTEEILLRNPKILYAIEIDTTVYPVLEEKFSKHSNFKLIKSDFFDVNLYELISDEEKIKLVGNLPYNVASLMIIDCGFKLDILDFCVFMIQKEVAEKLIAKPKTKDYTFLSVFIQTFFNVKYIMSVPARFFNPPPKVTSAVVKLTPKQNITIKNVKKYKNFVSHLFQNRRKMIKSKIEEEILNKVGISPNLRAEELSVEDFIRIFEVVENDDR